A portion of the Adhaeribacter radiodurans genome contains these proteins:
- a CDS encoding adenylate/guanylate cyclase domain-containing protein, whose protein sequence is MKKMFLLLTVFVFASLTSLCQDPVVQLLKTALQKAKEDTTRLRLHLALARAGKEQEKLFHSETAIQLTNKLLKRTTDKNKRRPIVLQEIQAYQRLDSLLTENGKMNPDLTLNHTQRLLELHTEIADKKGMAEQQWRLAYYKLYKNDTTSFLSYMQLSLVNDRQAKDTAGIVSTYRDLASFYLSIGNFPKALGALQTGLATAKKMNYKKGMAWCHLQLADIYRDNKEATQALQNYQTALPILYALKDTASLYNGLAALGGFYYKQNNIPKTIETYHKVIALGEAKKDLKQRVPGVYKWMGQVYKDAKDYTQSVHYYEKSLEGYKKQKNLPNTRLSIAYVLGGLGEVYQAKRDFAKATDYYLQAAKIVAELKDEYGLASAYWGVARARLQQKNHASAKQYSHQALQLLRKQYALEPISQAERLASQVDSASGNGLEALQHYQEYVRLTNQLRGDEIRKAAQVEKFDAEFAQQKALAKAEQEKREAVTKAQLQEEQTKRYALYGGLGLLTIFAGFMFNRFRVTQRQKRIIEKQKAIVETEKRRSDDLLLNILPAEVAEELKEKGHTEAKLFEQVTVMFTDFKGFTQTAEKLSPKELVAEIDTCFSAFDHIISQYNIEKIKTIGDSYMCVGGLPVANRTNAMDVLKAALEIQYYMQQQFEERTKEGKEAFEIRIGIHTGPVVAGIVGVKKFAYDVWGDTVNIASRMESSGEAGHVNISGETYEVVKDAFVCLYRGKILAKNKGEVDMYFVEGISLDKTTHLIADGLTKVGLTGMNGTKQV, encoded by the coding sequence ATGAAAAAGATGTTTTTACTCTTGACAGTCTTTGTCTTTGCATCACTGACTTCGCTTTGTCAGGATCCCGTCGTTCAGTTGCTGAAAACAGCCTTGCAAAAAGCAAAGGAGGATACCACCCGTTTGCGGTTGCACCTGGCTCTAGCCCGTGCGGGTAAGGAGCAAGAAAAACTTTTCCATTCGGAAACGGCTATCCAACTTACCAATAAGCTCCTGAAAAGAACGACCGACAAAAACAAAAGAAGGCCCATCGTACTACAAGAAATTCAAGCTTACCAGCGATTAGATTCTCTTCTCACGGAAAATGGTAAAATGAACCCGGACCTCACATTGAATCATACCCAGCGTTTGCTAGAATTGCATACCGAAATAGCTGACAAGAAAGGCATGGCCGAACAACAGTGGAGACTAGCCTATTATAAGCTTTACAAAAACGACACTACCAGCTTTCTTTCTTATATGCAATTGAGCCTCGTCAATGACCGGCAGGCAAAAGATACTGCTGGCATCGTGAGTACGTATCGTGATCTCGCCTCTTTTTATCTGTCTATCGGCAATTTTCCCAAGGCATTAGGGGCACTTCAAACCGGTCTTGCCACTGCCAAAAAGATGAACTATAAAAAAGGTATGGCCTGGTGCCATTTGCAATTGGCGGATATTTACCGGGACAACAAGGAAGCCACCCAGGCGCTGCAAAACTATCAAACAGCTTTACCCATTTTATATGCGTTGAAAGACACCGCTAGTTTGTATAATGGCCTAGCGGCGCTGGGCGGCTTTTATTACAAACAAAACAACATTCCCAAAACCATCGAGACTTACCACAAGGTCATTGCCTTGGGCGAAGCTAAAAAAGATTTAAAGCAGAGAGTCCCGGGCGTTTATAAATGGATGGGACAGGTTTACAAGGATGCCAAGGATTATACCCAATCGGTCCATTATTATGAAAAGAGCTTAGAAGGATATAAAAAACAAAAGAATCTCCCGAATACCCGGCTTTCTATCGCTTACGTGCTGGGTGGGTTGGGTGAGGTTTACCAGGCGAAGCGAGACTTTGCCAAAGCTACTGACTATTACTTACAGGCCGCAAAAATTGTAGCAGAACTAAAGGATGAATATGGCCTGGCATCAGCGTATTGGGGGGTGGCACGGGCTCGTCTCCAGCAGAAAAATCATGCTTCGGCCAAGCAGTACAGTCACCAGGCGCTGCAGCTGCTACGTAAGCAATACGCCCTGGAGCCCATTAGCCAAGCAGAACGCTTGGCTTCTCAGGTTGACTCGGCTAGCGGCAATGGCCTGGAAGCGCTCCAACATTACCAAGAATATGTTCGTTTAACCAACCAATTACGAGGTGATGAAATCCGCAAAGCGGCCCAAGTGGAAAAGTTTGATGCTGAATTTGCCCAACAAAAAGCATTAGCCAAGGCTGAGCAGGAAAAAAGGGAGGCGGTAACCAAAGCCCAACTCCAGGAAGAACAAACCAAACGTTATGCCCTGTATGGTGGCTTGGGTTTATTGACCATTTTTGCGGGTTTTATGTTCAACCGCTTCCGGGTTACCCAGCGACAAAAGCGAATCATTGAAAAACAAAAGGCCATCGTGGAAACCGAAAAGCGGCGCAGCGATGACTTGTTGCTCAATATCCTGCCAGCAGAAGTAGCCGAAGAACTCAAAGAAAAAGGACATACGGAGGCAAAGTTGTTCGAACAGGTAACCGTCATGTTCACCGACTTCAAAGGCTTCACGCAAACGGCAGAAAAGCTGTCGCCAAAAGAACTGGTGGCTGAAATTGACACCTGCTTTAGCGCTTTTGACCACATCATTTCTCAGTACAACATAGAAAAAATAAAAACGATTGGCGACAGTTATATGTGCGTGGGTGGCCTGCCGGTTGCTAATAGAACTAATGCAATGGATGTGTTGAAAGCTGCCCTCGAAATTCAATACTATATGCAGCAGCAATTCGAAGAGCGGACCAAAGAAGGGAAAGAAGCCTTTGAAATACGTATCGGCATTCATACCGGACCTGTAGTGGCCGGCATTGTGGGCGTCAAAAAATTTGCCTATGACGTCTGGGGTGATACGGTTAACATTGCTTCCCGCATGGAAAGCAGCGGGGAAGCTGGCCATGTGAACATCAGTGGGGAAACCTACGAAGTTGTAAAGGATGCTTTTGTCTGCCTTTATCGAGGCAAAATCCTGGCAAAGAACAAAGGCGAAGTTGATATGTATTTTGTCGAAGGGATTTCATTAGATAAAACAACTCATCTGATAGCCGATGGCTTGACAAAAGTGGGGTTGACAGGCATGAACGGAACCAAACAAGTGTAG
- a CDS encoding glycoside hydrolase family 43 protein — protein sequence MIKKILPFGFLILISLCLVLPSQGQSARNPIIFADVPDISIVRVGKTYYMSSTTMHLSPGVPIMKSNDLVNWKLVNYAYDTLASKDELNLENGKSTYGRGSWASSLRFHNGTYYVSTFAQTTGKTHVYSTKNIEKGPWKAVSFAPAYHDNSLFFDDDGRVYMIYGGGQLKMVELIADASGVKPGTTEQVIIENASAPSGSGGLPAEGSQLFKINGKYYLFNITWPKGGMRTVVIHRADKITGPYEGRVGLQDLGVAQGGLIDDPKGNWYAYLFRDYGAMGRIPYLVPVKWEDGWPVLGVNGKVPETLNLPPSKGLMPGIVASDEFTRKAGEPALPLVWQWNHNPDNKLWSIKERPGFLRLKTGRIDTSFVLARNTLTQRTIGPVSSGSTALDVSHLKDGDFAGLGLLQKNYGLVGVKVNGNSKAIVMINASTGKPVEAHSIPLSQKTVYFKAECNFTDKKDVAHFFYSLDGKSWKPIGTRLKMAYTIPHFMGYRFGLFTYATKNVGGYADFDFFHIAEKISSKD from the coding sequence ATGATTAAAAAGATTCTTCCGTTCGGATTTCTAATTCTAATTAGCCTGTGCCTGGTATTGCCTTCGCAAGGCCAAAGTGCCAGGAACCCGATTATTTTTGCGGATGTACCCGATATCTCCATTGTCCGGGTGGGGAAAACTTATTACATGAGTAGTACCACCATGCACCTGAGTCCGGGAGTTCCCATTATGAAATCGAATGATCTGGTAAACTGGAAACTGGTAAATTATGCGTATGATACCTTGGCGAGTAAGGATGAACTAAATCTGGAAAACGGAAAAAGTACCTACGGCCGGGGTTCCTGGGCCAGCAGTCTGCGTTTCCACAACGGCACCTACTACGTTTCTACTTTTGCCCAAACTACGGGCAAAACGCATGTTTATTCCACCAAAAATATTGAAAAAGGACCTTGGAAGGCTGTTTCTTTTGCGCCTGCCTATCACGATAATTCTTTGTTCTTCGACGACGATGGCCGGGTTTATATGATCTATGGTGGTGGGCAACTTAAAATGGTAGAGCTAATTGCCGATGCTTCCGGGGTAAAACCGGGTACTACCGAACAAGTAATTATAGAGAATGCCAGTGCGCCTTCCGGCAGTGGCGGACTGCCCGCCGAAGGTTCGCAGTTATTCAAAATAAATGGCAAGTATTATCTGTTTAACATTACTTGGCCCAAAGGCGGCATGCGGACGGTAGTCATACATAGGGCCGATAAAATTACCGGTCCCTACGAAGGCCGAGTTGGTTTGCAGGATTTGGGAGTTGCGCAAGGGGGCTTAATTGATGATCCAAAAGGCAACTGGTATGCTTATTTGTTCCGCGATTATGGGGCAATGGGGCGTATTCCGTACCTGGTGCCGGTAAAATGGGAAGACGGGTGGCCGGTTTTAGGCGTTAACGGCAAAGTGCCGGAAACGCTGAACTTACCACCCAGCAAAGGATTAATGCCCGGCATTGTGGCCTCCGATGAATTTACCCGGAAAGCAGGCGAGCCAGCCTTGCCTTTGGTTTGGCAGTGGAATCATAATCCGGATAATAAACTTTGGTCCATTAAAGAAAGGCCTGGGTTCCTGCGTCTGAAAACCGGAAGAATAGATACGTCATTTGTTCTAGCCCGGAATACCTTAACCCAACGTACTATTGGTCCGGTATCATCGGGCAGTACCGCCCTGGATGTGTCGCATTTAAAAGATGGGGACTTTGCCGGTCTCGGGCTACTGCAGAAAAATTATGGTTTGGTTGGCGTTAAAGTAAATGGTAACAGCAAAGCTATTGTCATGATAAATGCCAGTACGGGCAAACCAGTGGAGGCCCATAGTATTCCGCTATCCCAGAAAACAGTTTATTTTAAAGCTGAATGCAATTTCACCGATAAAAAGGATGTTGCTCATTTCTTTTATAGCCTCGACGGTAAATCATGGAAGCCCATTGGTACTCGATTAAAAATGGCTTACACCATCCCGCATTTTATGGGGTACCGGTTCGGGTTATTTACTTATGCTACCAAAAACGTGGGTGGCTACGCCGATTTCGATTTCTTTCATATCGCGGAAAAAATTTCCAGCAAAGATTAA
- a CDS encoding M23 family metallopeptidase: MKSLTFIACCFFFYHFHCSAQKLVEVKYEADAKGNYKFTSDNRGYCNYILEVNFSNLQNLRANFRLPFVQDVQPGAKSLFTLTKMDPASPATFRYTYRYVKGCVNPKVNMDYTYLLPVAPGKEVQSQEMDYFLKRYMNEPAPQDWYAISIKMQAGDTVYAARSGTVVEVKDDANLEKTGYTLATADNYIEIYHQDCSFARYQVLKDQNIFVKAGQFIEAGQPIGIVGGEKYVSGPHLRFCVYYTLEKEAFTDYDKADRKSRLAYVPVQFWTKDTGKLKLTSNSKYFSEHPIALVTQGMNRRQIKRWSEKIKVKP; this comes from the coding sequence ATGAAATCTCTGACCTTTATTGCTTGCTGTTTTTTCTTTTACCACTTCCATTGCTCTGCCCAAAAGCTGGTGGAGGTAAAATATGAAGCCGATGCGAAAGGCAATTATAAATTTACCAGTGATAACCGGGGATACTGCAACTACATACTGGAAGTAAACTTTTCGAATCTACAGAATTTAAGAGCTAATTTTCGCTTACCTTTTGTGCAGGACGTGCAACCAGGAGCTAAATCCCTTTTTACCTTAACCAAAATGGACCCCGCTTCTCCCGCTACCTTTCGCTACACCTACCGGTACGTGAAGGGATGCGTAAACCCCAAAGTAAATATGGATTATACTTATCTATTACCCGTAGCTCCGGGCAAGGAAGTGCAATCCCAGGAGATGGACTATTTTCTGAAAAGGTACATGAACGAACCGGCACCCCAAGATTGGTACGCTATTTCCATCAAGATGCAAGCGGGAGACACGGTCTATGCGGCCAGAAGTGGTACCGTGGTGGAAGTAAAAGATGATGCCAACCTAGAAAAAACGGGTTATACCTTGGCCACTGCCGATAATTACATAGAAATTTACCACCAAGACTGCAGCTTTGCCCGCTATCAAGTGTTAAAGGACCAAAACATCTTTGTTAAAGCAGGGCAGTTCATTGAAGCCGGTCAACCCATTGGCATCGTTGGGGGAGAGAAGTATGTCTCGGGTCCGCACCTGCGGTTTTGTGTCTATTATACTTTAGAAAAAGAAGCTTTCACGGATTACGACAAAGCTGATCGTAAAAGTCGCCTGGCCTATGTACCGGTACAGTTCTGGACGAAGGATACGGGAAAGTTAAAACTAACCAGTAATAGTAAATACTTCAGTGAACATCCCATTGCCCTGGTTACCCAAGGAATGAATAGGCGACAAATTAAACGATGGAGCGAAAAGATCAAGGTTAAACCTTGA
- a CDS encoding potassium channel family protein, translating to MKLLSTQLFLFLQSKPDRRNLRLLGKFLGMLLGLVLVFTLLFHLLMLREGKTYSWITGFYWTLTVMSTLGFGDITFHSDAGRFFSIVVLLSGMVFLLILFPFTFINFFYSPWMKAQEHARVPRQLSAQTSGHVVLTRYGPVTEALIKKLNQFKYPYVVLVPDLLEGLRLHELGVKVMLGDLDDPETYQKVQVKKAALVATTATDVINTNVVFTVRGISGQVPLIATSSLEASEDILNLAGSNHVLRLGEMMGLFLARRASGGDACSHVIGEFGKLQIAEAAVAGTPLVGRTLQETKLRQQVGVSVVGIWERGTFKAAQPDTRLNPSTVLVLAGSEEQLKKYNHLYGIDKPMNQPVIIIGGGRVGRATGRALEARKLDWRLVEKAPERIKEDARYVLGDAAELEILQQAGIEVAPCVIITTHDDDTNVYLTIYCRLLRPDIQIITRSTLERNLATIHRAGADFVMSYSSMGANTIFNLLNRSDILMVAEGLNLLQVKVPEPLEGKTLAESAIRQQTGCTLIAIRQGEELQINPEPNRVLPTGAEIILIGTVEAENKFFNLYGVV from the coding sequence ATGAAATTGCTCTCTACTCAACTTTTCCTTTTTCTGCAAAGTAAGCCGGACCGACGCAACTTAAGGCTTTTAGGTAAATTTCTGGGAATGTTATTGGGATTGGTGTTAGTTTTCACCCTCCTTTTTCACCTACTCATGCTGCGAGAAGGAAAGACTTACTCCTGGATTACCGGATTCTACTGGACCCTGACGGTGATGTCTACCTTAGGCTTTGGCGATATCACTTTTCATAGCGACGCGGGACGTTTCTTTTCCATAGTCGTGCTTTTATCGGGGATGGTGTTCCTGCTAATTCTGTTTCCGTTTACCTTCATCAATTTCTTCTATTCGCCCTGGATGAAGGCACAGGAACACGCCCGAGTTCCCCGCCAACTTTCCGCCCAAACCAGCGGTCATGTGGTGCTGACTCGTTATGGCCCGGTAACCGAAGCGCTGATTAAAAAATTAAATCAGTTTAAATACCCTTATGTGGTGTTAGTGCCAGATTTGTTAGAAGGCCTGCGCCTACATGAATTAGGAGTAAAGGTTATGTTAGGTGACTTGGATGATCCGGAAACCTATCAAAAGGTACAGGTGAAAAAAGCTGCTTTAGTAGCCACGACGGCCACCGATGTCATCAATACCAATGTGGTTTTTACCGTGCGAGGAATAAGCGGACAAGTGCCTCTTATTGCCACTAGCAGTTTAGAAGCCTCAGAAGATATCTTAAATTTAGCCGGCAGCAACCATGTTCTACGTTTAGGGGAGATGATGGGTCTGTTCCTGGCGCGGCGAGCCAGTGGTGGCGATGCCTGCTCGCACGTTATTGGCGAATTTGGCAAACTGCAGATTGCCGAAGCAGCTGTAGCGGGTACGCCTTTAGTGGGCCGCACCTTACAAGAGACGAAGCTGCGGCAGCAGGTAGGAGTTAGCGTCGTAGGCATTTGGGAACGGGGTACTTTTAAAGCAGCCCAACCCGACACGCGTTTGAATCCTAGCACCGTCCTGGTGCTGGCTGGCTCGGAGGAGCAACTAAAAAAGTACAACCACCTTTATGGAATTGACAAGCCAATGAACCAGCCAGTGATTATCATTGGGGGTGGTCGGGTCGGGCGAGCTACCGGGCGGGCTTTAGAAGCCCGTAAGTTGGATTGGCGTTTAGTAGAGAAAGCGCCAGAAAGAATAAAGGAGGATGCCCGGTACGTTCTGGGTGATGCGGCCGAACTGGAAATTCTCCAGCAAGCCGGCATCGAAGTAGCCCCCTGTGTGATAATCACCACGCACGATGATGATACGAATGTGTATCTGACTATCTATTGCCGGTTGCTGCGGCCTGATATTCAAATTATTACCCGCTCTACTCTGGAACGTAATTTAGCCACGATTCATCGGGCCGGAGCGGATTTTGTCATGTCTTACTCTTCCATGGGGGCGAATACTATTTTTAATCTGCTTAACCGCAGTGATATCTTAATGGTGGCCGAAGGATTGAATCTTTTGCAGGTAAAGGTGCCGGAGCCCTTAGAAGGTAAAACGTTGGCAGAATCGGCCATCCGGCAGCAAACCGGCTGTACCTTGATTGCCATTCGGCAAGGGGAGGAGTTGCAGATTAATCCGGAGCCAAATCGGGTACTTCCCACTGGCGCGGAGATTATTCTGATTGGCACGGTGGAAGCGGAAAATAAATTTTTTAACCTATACGGAGTAGTGTAG
- a CDS encoding sialate O-acetylesterase, giving the protein MEFKKSFLLFSLLLLLSVTAFSQDKNLYIFLCFGQSNMEGHAKFEPQDTTADNRFKVLEAVDCPELGRKKGEMYPAVPPLARCNTGLTPADYFGRTLTANLPEKIKVAVINVSVGGCKIELFDKNNYQSYVSTAPAWMLDFIKAYDGNPYERLVEMAKLAQKKGVIKGILLHQGESNTGDKEWPRKVKGVYDNLVKDLGLKAKSVPLLAGELVSKEEGGACASMNEIIATLPQTIPTAHVISSEGCTAVPDHLHFTAEGYRKLGTRYGEKMLALLGYKKDKPSK; this is encoded by the coding sequence ATGGAATTTAAAAAAAGCTTTCTATTATTTAGTTTATTGCTTCTACTAAGCGTAACCGCTTTTTCGCAGGACAAGAACCTGTATATATTCCTGTGTTTTGGCCAGTCGAACATGGAAGGCCATGCAAAGTTTGAGCCGCAAGACACTACTGCGGATAATCGGTTTAAAGTTTTAGAAGCGGTGGATTGCCCCGAGTTGGGTCGGAAAAAAGGGGAGATGTATCCGGCTGTCCCACCCTTAGCTCGGTGTAATACCGGTTTAACTCCAGCCGATTATTTTGGCCGCACCTTAACCGCCAATCTGCCCGAGAAAATTAAAGTTGCCGTTATTAATGTATCCGTGGGTGGTTGCAAGATAGAATTGTTTGATAAAAATAATTACCAATCGTATGTTTCGACAGCGCCTGCCTGGATGCTTGATTTTATAAAAGCCTACGATGGAAATCCTTATGAGCGCTTGGTAGAAATGGCGAAGCTGGCGCAGAAAAAAGGTGTAATTAAAGGAATACTGCTACACCAAGGGGAGTCGAACACCGGTGATAAAGAATGGCCTAGAAAAGTGAAAGGAGTTTACGACAACCTGGTTAAAGACTTGGGACTAAAAGCTAAATCAGTGCCGTTGTTAGCCGGCGAACTCGTAAGTAAAGAAGAAGGAGGAGCTTGCGCCAGCATGAACGAAATTATTGCTACCCTGCCCCAAACCATTCCCACCGCCCACGTTATTTCTTCGGAAGGTTGCACCGCTGTACCAGATCATTTGCATTTTACCGCCGAAGGTTACCGAAAACTAGGAACACGATATGGGGAGAAAATGCTAGCCTTGTTGGGTTACAAAAAGGACAAACCAAGTAAGTGA
- a CDS encoding VOC family protein yields the protein MKKNLVNVSFLVAAWLIGFSTLAQSNFSSKLIGMGVVVSDLDKSLDFYVNTIGMVKAYNFTINADFGKKSGLSNGVPTEVTVLKLENSPEANEWKLMSFGKKTSRTQSKYIQDDTGVQYITINVKSLKPVIERLKANNVKFLGNSPVSLNEKSHFVLVQDPDGTFIELIGPME from the coding sequence ATGAAAAAAAATTTAGTAAATGTTTCTTTCCTGGTAGCAGCTTGGTTGATAGGTTTTTCTACTTTAGCACAATCAAATTTCAGTAGTAAGTTAATCGGCATGGGGGTGGTGGTATCGGACTTAGACAAGTCTTTAGACTTTTATGTAAATACCATCGGCATGGTAAAAGCCTATAATTTTACCATTAACGCTGATTTTGGCAAGAAATCCGGTTTATCGAACGGGGTGCCTACGGAAGTAACGGTTTTAAAATTAGAAAACAGTCCGGAAGCGAATGAGTGGAAGCTGATGAGTTTCGGAAAAAAAACCAGCCGAACCCAATCCAAATATATTCAAGACGATACCGGGGTGCAGTACATTACCATTAATGTAAAATCCCTGAAGCCGGTTATAGAAAGGTTAAAAGCAAACAATGTAAAATTTCTGGGGAATTCGCCGGTTTCTTTAAATGAGAAATCGCACTTTGTGCTAGTGCAAGACCCCGATGGAACTTTTATAGAACTGATCGGACCCATGGAGTAA
- a CDS encoding cation:proton antiporter, which produces MDPYILIITIIGLAALTMAWLPNWLEKLPVSYSILFVALGFILYQFSLPLPNPNPLENEILTVRLTEIGVIITLMGTGIKINRSFSWKNWKIPFLLVFVTMLFCISALALLGWWVLGLAPASALLLGAVMAPTDPVLASEVQVGPPSTEKEDHVRFSLTAEAGMNDGMAFPFTWLAIALALAAQTGEDWFWSWLGRDLLYKIVVGTGIGYLMGRFLAHLAFVLPEKLNFPETKDGFVAVSATLLVYGLTEIVHGYGFIAVFVTGLTLSRQERTHKLHRELHDFTDQMERLFLVVVLLLLGGSIATGLLDALTLPGIVIGLLFVFVIRPLFSYLTLVTQKITFREKVAISFFGIRGIGSFYYLSFALTQAVFPAKQELWSIAGFIVLISVLVHGILASPVMQYLDLRRTKSDLVIK; this is translated from the coding sequence ATGGATCCCTATATACTTATTATTACCATTATTGGTTTGGCTGCCTTAACCATGGCTTGGTTACCTAATTGGTTGGAAAAGCTTCCTGTTTCCTACAGCATCCTTTTCGTAGCCCTGGGCTTTATTTTATACCAGTTCTCTTTACCACTTCCCAATCCCAATCCTCTGGAAAACGAAATTCTAACCGTTCGTTTGACCGAAATAGGTGTAATTATTACGCTGATGGGTACTGGTATTAAAATAAACCGATCCTTTAGCTGGAAAAACTGGAAAATTCCTTTTTTGCTGGTTTTCGTTACTATGCTTTTTTGTATAAGTGCCTTGGCTTTGTTGGGGTGGTGGGTTTTAGGCTTGGCTCCGGCCTCGGCTCTGTTGCTAGGGGCGGTGATGGCCCCTACTGATCCGGTTCTGGCTTCGGAAGTGCAGGTGGGACCTCCCAGTACCGAAAAAGAAGATCACGTCCGCTTTTCTCTGACCGCCGAGGCCGGCATGAATGATGGGATGGCTTTTCCTTTTACCTGGCTGGCCATTGCCCTGGCATTAGCCGCCCAAACCGGGGAAGATTGGTTTTGGTCCTGGCTAGGAAGAGATTTGCTATATAAAATTGTAGTGGGTACCGGAATTGGCTACCTGATGGGCCGCTTTCTGGCTCATTTGGCCTTTGTACTGCCCGAAAAGCTTAACTTTCCGGAAACGAAAGATGGCTTTGTCGCCGTATCAGCTACTTTGCTGGTATACGGATTAACCGAAATCGTGCATGGGTACGGCTTTATTGCAGTGTTTGTGACAGGATTAACTCTAAGCCGCCAGGAGCGAACGCACAAATTACATCGGGAACTACATGATTTTACCGACCAGATGGAGCGTTTATTCTTAGTGGTGGTGCTACTTTTATTGGGTGGCAGCATTGCCACCGGGTTATTGGATGCTTTAACTTTACCTGGGATTGTGATAGGGTTGCTGTTTGTATTTGTAATCCGGCCCTTGTTTAGTTACTTAACCCTAGTAACGCAAAAGATTACCTTTCGGGAGAAGGTAGCTATTAGCTTTTTTGGTATCCGCGGGATTGGTTCCTTCTATTATTTATCTTTTGCTTTAACGCAGGCAGTTTTCCCAGCCAAACAAGAGCTTTGGAGTATCGCTGGTTTTATTGTACTTATCTCCGTACTGGTTCATGGTATTCTGGCCTCGCCGGTAATGCAATACCTGGACCTGAGACGAACCAAATCCGACTTAGTAATAAAGTAA